One genomic region from Marinomonas maritima encodes:
- a CDS encoding DMT family transporter, with the protein MNRSVNMNAVLLLLLCTFFWGACFPVGKHALGEVHALTLVIWRFGIAALCLFIYAKWKNIPMPSLTAKQWAWAVGVSIIGVGGLNLGLFTGLAQTDASNGALIMALSPLATSLIGSLLQRKLPTRGAVFSLVVCLSGVLLVLTNGELKRLLGFEFNHGDQMIFLGMLCWSLYTYLTQGVSRWMPMIPYTLVGMLSGLGVISLVTAFSSEVHPLQESLSISGSVLGDLLFIGVFGTVGGYLLWISGVKQLGAANASLFFNFVPVFAALTAFAYGQTVTSLQLLGMAIVIAGLLLPRIVKWQQQLLNRQEARSVD; encoded by the coding sequence ATGAACCGTTCGGTGAACATGAATGCCGTATTACTATTATTGCTATGCACGTTTTTCTGGGGAGCGTGTTTCCCCGTTGGTAAACATGCGTTGGGAGAAGTGCACGCGCTGACTTTGGTTATTTGGCGCTTTGGTATCGCTGCTCTTTGCCTGTTTATTTATGCCAAATGGAAAAACATACCAATGCCTAGCTTAACGGCAAAGCAATGGGCGTGGGCTGTTGGTGTTTCTATTATTGGTGTCGGCGGTTTAAACCTTGGTTTGTTTACCGGCTTGGCGCAAACGGATGCCAGCAATGGTGCCTTGATTATGGCGCTCAGCCCATTGGCCACGTCTTTGATTGGTTCTTTGTTGCAACGCAAACTGCCAACTCGCGGTGCGGTTTTTAGTTTGGTCGTATGTTTATCTGGTGTGTTGTTGGTGTTAACTAATGGAGAGCTAAAACGCTTGCTGGGTTTTGAGTTTAATCATGGTGATCAGATGATCTTTCTGGGCATGTTGTGCTGGAGCCTTTATACCTATTTAACGCAAGGTGTGAGCCGCTGGATGCCGATGATTCCTTATACCTTGGTCGGCATGCTATCAGGTTTGGGTGTTATCTCTTTGGTCACGGCATTTAGTTCAGAGGTTCATCCTCTGCAAGAAAGCTTGTCTATTAGTGGCAGCGTGTTAGGAGATTTATTGTTCATCGGTGTGTTTGGCACCGTTGGTGGTTATTTGTTGTGGATTTCAGGCGTGAAGCAGCTTGGTGCGGCGAATGCTTCGCTGTTCTTTAATTTTGTACCTGTCTTTGCAGCATTGACGGCATTTGCTTACGGTCAAACCGTGACAAGTTTGCAGCTGTTAGGCATGGCGATTGTGATTGCTGGCCTGTTACTACCAAGAATCGTTAAATGGCAGCAACAACTACTTAATCGCCAAGAAGCTAGGTCGGTTGATTAA
- a CDS encoding LysR family transcriptional regulator, with protein MKFNYSLDDMRCFCAVAQHGSFKQASVALEIPLSTLSRRVAKLEENLAIRLLNRDAHRIQLTHSGQRYYERSLPLFEELNDVAVCLFQDTTQAKGTIRISAPVNFGVHVLAQHFNAFLDEYPDIHLDLRLSNQKIDIEEEAIDIAFRIGDHNADHWIGRHLTNIRFVICGSVNLDISNLKTPCDLEGFPTVLCAPMSTWKLQHTTSGEMQNHKPSNNIRLKVDDISLLTRAIQDGLGIGFMPDYHAQPLIDSGELRQVLPEWSNQPRGCQMLYRDRDNMPFRLRLLIDFMIKRFNDNPLYQ; from the coding sequence ATGAAATTTAACTATTCACTTGATGATATGCGTTGCTTTTGCGCGGTTGCTCAACATGGCAGTTTTAAACAAGCTTCGGTTGCGTTGGAAATTCCTCTTTCAACATTGAGTCGGCGAGTCGCTAAATTAGAAGAAAACTTGGCAATACGATTGCTAAACCGTGACGCCCACAGAATACAGCTCACTCATTCAGGGCAACGATATTACGAAAGAAGTTTGCCCCTGTTTGAAGAATTAAACGATGTGGCAGTCTGTCTTTTTCAGGACACAACCCAAGCAAAAGGCACGATTAGAATTTCTGCTCCGGTGAATTTTGGCGTACATGTTTTAGCTCAGCACTTTAATGCCTTCTTGGACGAATACCCCGATATCCATTTGGATTTGCGTCTTTCAAATCAAAAAATCGATATTGAAGAAGAAGCCATCGATATCGCGTTTCGCATCGGTGACCATAATGCCGATCATTGGATCGGTAGGCATTTAACGAACATTCGCTTTGTGATTTGTGGCTCCGTCAATTTAGACATATCTAATCTAAAAACACCCTGCGATTTGGAAGGGTTTCCCACTGTATTATGTGCGCCTATGTCCACGTGGAAGCTGCAACACACTACCTCTGGAGAAATGCAAAACCATAAACCAAGTAATAATATTCGCCTAAAAGTAGACGACATAAGTTTGCTAACACGCGCTATACAAGATGGCTTAGGTATTGGGTTTATGCCTGATTATCATGCGCAGCCATTGATCGATTCGGGAGAGCTTAGACAAGTTTTACCTGAGTGGAGTAACCAACCGCGAGGTTGCCAAATGCTCTATCGAGATCGTGACAACATGCCCTTTCGATTACGCTTGTTAATCGATTTCATGATCAAGCGGTTTAACGACAATCCACTGTATCAATAA
- a CDS encoding FAD-dependent monooxygenase gives MNMTAKKRIAIIGAGVAGMAFAILAARQGHFVHVFERRPQTGSELGAGVTLWPNASFVLKQMGLLDEIAKVSGKPKSMVRYDQHSSDPLNQAFSEKSRLAIHDINRQAQNETYSILRRDLMAILFDALQKTQAHIHFSHPVQAEALAQLKTEYDLVIGADGRMNSAARQNITSALSAESSVDNEAVYQGFINVIGISQSPFTLVDKTVIQDYWGDGERFGIVPIDDQTCYWAAGWVSLPKRKSHPFFTQKDLMHRFQHWPKPVIDVLQHAQGASINTIYVHDVNPITSWHNDNVLLIGDAAHAALPTSGQGACQALEDAWTLAQLLPEHDDIDVVLQQFQAKRIDKTTAIQRTGRHIAQTIFHTKPSDRAVDGSISQTPSHAIANFWMSGLIPSNV, from the coding sequence ATGAATATGACGGCAAAAAAACGAATCGCGATTATCGGTGCGGGTGTTGCGGGCATGGCGTTCGCTATACTCGCCGCAAGGCAAGGCCATTTTGTTCACGTGTTTGAGCGCCGGCCACAGACAGGCAGTGAATTGGGGGCGGGTGTGACCTTATGGCCAAATGCCAGCTTCGTGCTGAAGCAAATGGGCTTGTTAGATGAGATTGCCAAAGTATCAGGCAAGCCAAAAAGCATGGTGCGGTACGATCAGCACTCTAGTGATCCGCTCAATCAAGCGTTCAGCGAAAAAAGTCGGCTGGCGATCCACGATATTAATCGGCAGGCTCAGAACGAAACCTACAGTATTTTACGTCGGGATTTGATGGCAATCCTGTTTGATGCCTTGCAAAAAACGCAGGCACATATTCATTTTTCTCATCCTGTTCAGGCGGAAGCGTTGGCTCAATTGAAAACCGAATACGACCTTGTGATCGGCGCTGACGGACGTATGAACTCCGCTGCTCGTCAGAACATTACTAGCGCACTGAGCGCAGAATCAAGTGTTGATAACGAAGCGGTTTATCAGGGATTTATCAATGTTATTGGTATTAGCCAATCTCCTTTTACGCTTGTCGACAAAACCGTTATTCAGGATTATTGGGGCGACGGTGAGCGCTTTGGAATTGTGCCCATAGACGATCAAACCTGTTATTGGGCCGCGGGCTGGGTGTCTTTGCCGAAAAGAAAAAGTCACCCATTTTTTACTCAAAAAGACCTGATGCACCGATTTCAGCATTGGCCTAAACCTGTGATCGACGTGTTACAACACGCACAAGGTGCGTCAATTAACACCATTTATGTTCACGACGTAAACCCTATTACTTCTTGGCACAACGACAATGTGTTACTAATCGGTGACGCCGCCCACGCGGCATTACCCACATCAGGACAAGGCGCATGCCAAGCGTTGGAAGACGCATGGACGTTAGCTCAGTTATTACCAGAACACGATGATATTGATGTTGTGCTCCAGCAGTTTCAAGCTAAACGTATTGATAAAACCACAGCCATACAGCGCACTGGCCGTCATATTGCGCAGACTATTTTCCATACCAAACCGTCAGATAGAGCCGTTGATGGTTCTATTTCTCAAACGCCAAGTCATGCCATTGCGAATTTTTGGATGTCGGGACTGATTCCTTCTAACGTATGA
- a CDS encoding VOC family protein, producing the protein MKQNIVHIALVVKDYDDAIDFYVNKLKFDLVEDTYQPEQDKRWVVVAPPNSTGASILLARASKPEQHNFIGNQAGGRVFLFLNTDDFWRDYERMIGVGIHFVREPTEQDYGWVAVFEDLYGNLWDLLQLNPDHPMAIRIDA; encoded by the coding sequence ATGAAGCAAAATATTGTTCATATCGCATTGGTTGTGAAAGATTACGACGACGCCATTGATTTTTACGTCAATAAGCTAAAATTTGACTTAGTTGAAGACACGTATCAGCCAGAACAGGACAAACGCTGGGTCGTGGTTGCACCGCCAAATTCCACCGGCGCTTCGATCTTATTAGCACGCGCCTCTAAACCTGAACAACACAATTTCATTGGTAATCAAGCGGGTGGACGAGTCTTTCTGTTTCTCAATACGGATGATTTTTGGCGAGACTATGAACGCATGATTGGCGTCGGTATCCACTTTGTACGTGAGCCAACAGAACAGGATTACGGCTGGGTTGCTGTGTTTGAAGACTTATATGGCAACCTGTGGGATTTGTTACAGCTTAATCCAGATCACCCAATGGCGATCAGAATCGACGCGTAA
- a CDS encoding zinc ribbon domain-containing protein YjdM: MSLPNCPQCNSTYVYEDQTMLICPECAHEWNPNEVVVDEDALIIKDMSGKLLQEGDKVTLAKDLKVKGSSQVLKIGTKATIKRLVDGDHDIDCKVDGAGDMMLKSQFVKKASA, translated from the coding sequence ATGAGTCTTCCTAATTGCCCACAATGTAACTCCACTTATGTGTATGAAGATCAAACCATGTTGATTTGCCCAGAGTGCGCACACGAGTGGAACCCCAACGAAGTCGTTGTTGACGAAGATGCTTTGATTATCAAAGACATGAGCGGCAAACTATTACAAGAAGGCGATAAAGTGACCTTGGCGAAAGACCTAAAAGTAAAAGGCTCTTCTCAAGTGTTAAAAATCGGCACCAAAGCGACCATTAAACGTCTCGTTGATGGCGACCATGATATTGACTGTAAAGTCGACGGCGCGGGCGACATGATGCTGAAATCTCAGTTCGTTAAAAAAGCCTCTGCTTAA
- a CDS encoding LysR family transcriptional regulator, with amino-acid sequence MIEKIELPWLLSFQSVFESRSFKQAAETLGLPSSNVSRHVALLEKVLNVRLLERTTRRMSPTEAGQTLYDQILPLLATLDKGLEDIAQQSQEVSGRLRILMPDLPILAKQLASFCSRYPDLTLSCDTGLVPTKGLLDGFDLVLQFGRGGLDDSDWVATELMRWPSVVVATPELVTRYEGNLSLENLVNLPCITSLSALNGSPWVFKNGKQTSTIQVTSQYRVNSAHMAKEAALSGLGFAILPQQTCLADIQQGKLVALTFDKTPEDLVLYAYSGRLKHSARKVKALLDHLHFEKIQTR; translated from the coding sequence ATGATTGAAAAAATAGAACTTCCTTGGCTGCTCAGTTTTCAATCGGTATTTGAGAGTCGTAGTTTTAAACAGGCGGCCGAAACGCTCGGTTTGCCGTCGTCCAATGTCAGTCGACATGTTGCTTTACTAGAAAAAGTGCTCAACGTACGTTTATTAGAACGAACCACTCGGCGTATGTCGCCAACGGAAGCAGGACAAACGTTATACGATCAAATCCTACCGCTGTTGGCCACATTGGATAAAGGCTTAGAAGACATTGCTCAGCAGAGCCAAGAAGTATCCGGCCGCCTTCGAATTCTTATGCCGGACTTGCCTATTTTAGCAAAACAATTGGCTTCTTTTTGTTCTCGTTATCCCGATCTTACTTTAAGTTGCGACACCGGTTTGGTGCCTACAAAAGGGCTGCTCGACGGCTTCGATTTGGTGCTGCAATTCGGGCGTGGTGGTCTTGATGATTCGGACTGGGTCGCCACCGAGCTAATGCGTTGGCCCAGTGTCGTTGTCGCGACACCAGAATTAGTGACGCGTTATGAAGGTAACTTATCGTTAGAAAATCTGGTCAATTTACCTTGTATCACCAGTTTAAGCGCACTGAATGGCTCGCCTTGGGTGTTTAAAAATGGCAAACAAACCAGCACAATTCAGGTCACATCACAGTACCGAGTAAACAGCGCACACATGGCAAAAGAAGCCGCATTGTCTGGACTTGGCTTTGCCATTCTTCCTCAACAAACCTGCCTCGCGGATATTCAGCAAGGTAAGCTCGTCGCTTTAACCTTTGATAAAACACCAGAAGACCTTGTGCTGTACGCGTATTCGGGACGACTCAAACACTCGGCTAGAAAAGTTAAAGCCCTGCTCGATCATTTGCATTTCGAGAAAATACAAACACGTTAG
- a CDS encoding cryptochrome/photolyase family protein, with the protein MKNSHHHYHTLRVILGDQLNAAHSWFREHDQGILYLIAELHPEATYVKHHIQKLCAFFLAMEHFATALKNANHPVCYLTLDETKNQSLETVILTLAAKHKVVNIELQRPDEYRVLQQYRSLESDATEHSVRMVDSEHFLLSFDDIPQHFKPKHSVRMENFYRKMRQRFNILMDNDGQPEGGQWNYDSANRNKLKATDLNVIPAPLCFQHDVRHLLERIERHDIASMGRAEPDLLWPVTRQDALNLLAHFCEHLLPNFGRFQDSMTSQTPHSWSLYHSRLSFALNSKLINPKHVIKSAITAYHENDDIDIAQIEGFVRQILGWREYVRGMYWINMPDYKEQNALQAGRDLPAFFWNGDTKMHCLSNAIGQSLDYAYAHHIQRLMVTGNFCLLTEIQPEQVDEWYLGIYIDALEWVELPNTRGMSQFSDGGWIASKPYTASGSYIHKMSDYCSSCHYKVKEKTSEQACPLNSLYWHFMVKHRERLAENPRIGMIYGNWDKQDDAQKHAVLQRAEWCLDNIETL; encoded by the coding sequence ATGAAAAACAGCCATCACCACTACCATACGCTACGTGTGATTCTTGGCGATCAACTAAACGCGGCGCATTCTTGGTTTCGTGAACACGATCAGGGGATTTTATATTTGATCGCCGAATTGCATCCCGAAGCAACGTACGTAAAACATCATATTCAAAAGCTGTGTGCTTTTTTTCTCGCCATGGAGCATTTTGCTACCGCGCTTAAAAACGCAAACCACCCAGTGTGTTACCTCACGCTAGACGAGACAAAAAACCAAAGCTTAGAAACGGTCATTCTTACGCTGGCCGCCAAACACAAAGTGGTAAATATTGAATTGCAACGGCCGGATGAATATCGTGTTTTACAACAGTATCGTTCACTTGAATCCGATGCGACAGAGCACAGCGTCCGCATGGTCGACAGCGAACATTTTTTATTGTCGTTTGATGATATTCCGCAACACTTTAAACCCAAGCACAGCGTACGCATGGAAAATTTTTATCGAAAAATGCGCCAGCGTTTCAATATATTGATGGACAACGATGGCCAGCCAGAAGGAGGTCAATGGAACTACGACAGCGCCAACCGGAATAAATTAAAAGCGACAGACCTAAACGTCATTCCCGCGCCTTTGTGCTTTCAACACGATGTGCGTCATTTACTCGAACGTATTGAGCGTCACGATATTGCGTCTATGGGTCGTGCAGAGCCTGACTTACTTTGGCCCGTAACACGCCAAGATGCGCTAAATTTATTGGCGCATTTTTGCGAGCATTTATTGCCGAACTTTGGACGCTTTCAAGATTCAATGACAAGCCAAACACCACACAGTTGGAGCCTGTACCATTCGCGTCTGTCTTTTGCATTGAACAGTAAACTAATCAACCCGAAGCACGTCATAAAATCCGCCATCACCGCTTATCACGAAAACGACGACATCGACATCGCTCAGATAGAAGGCTTTGTTCGTCAAATACTGGGGTGGCGCGAATACGTTCGCGGCATGTATTGGATCAACATGCCCGATTATAAAGAACAAAATGCGTTACAAGCAGGGCGAGATTTACCCGCGTTTTTTTGGAACGGTGACACCAAGATGCATTGTCTTTCCAACGCCATTGGACAATCTCTCGATTACGCCTACGCGCATCATATTCAGCGACTTATGGTGACAGGTAACTTTTGTTTATTAACCGAGATTCAGCCAGAGCAAGTCGATGAATGGTATTTGGGGATTTATATTGATGCGTTGGAATGGGTGGAGTTACCCAATACACGCGGTATGAGTCAATTTTCCGATGGCGGTTGGATCGCCTCCAAACCCTACACAGCCAGTGGAAGCTATATTCATAAAATGAGCGACTATTGCAGCTCGTGCCATTATAAGGTGAAAGAAAAAACCAGTGAGCAAGCTTGTCCTCTGAACAGTCTTTACTGGCACTTCATGGTCAAACATCGCGAACGCCTCGCAGAGAACCCGCGTATTGGTATGATTTATGGAAACTGGGACAAACAAGACGACGCACAAAAGCACGCCGTTTTACAAAGAGCAGAATGGTGTTTGGACAACATAGAAACGCTCTGA
- a CDS encoding glycine cleavage system protein R: MSQHLVLSFIGEDRPGLVERLSDTIARHHGNWLESRMAHLADKFAGILTVSVPLDQQDALINALRNFEKLGLHVTVEVANQSVSEGSTLSLSVVGNDRSGIVKEVSQVLHSLMVNVKELTTSCEPAPMSSDMLFKTEMVLSVPKNLPLPELEAALENISSDLIVELSVNQFA; the protein is encoded by the coding sequence ATGTCGCAACATCTTGTCTTGAGCTTTATTGGAGAAGACCGCCCAGGTCTTGTCGAACGCCTATCCGATACCATTGCCCGCCATCATGGAAATTGGCTAGAAAGTCGTATGGCGCATTTGGCGGATAAATTCGCCGGTATTCTAACCGTTTCGGTTCCATTAGATCAGCAAGATGCCTTGATCAATGCGCTACGAAATTTCGAAAAACTGGGTTTACATGTCACGGTAGAAGTGGCGAACCAGAGTGTTTCGGAAGGGTCAACATTGTCTTTGTCTGTGGTTGGAAATGACCGATCAGGCATTGTTAAAGAAGTGTCTCAAGTACTGCACTCTCTTATGGTTAACGTGAAAGAGCTCACCACTTCATGTGAACCTGCGCCGATGAGCTCTGACATGCTGTTCAAAACTGAGATGGTCTTATCGGTGCCAAAAAACCTGCCATTGCCTGAGTTGGAAGCCGCGTTAGAAAACATCAGCAGTGATTTGATTGTCGAATTGTCCGTTAATCAATTTGCGTAG
- a CDS encoding MFS transporter, which translates to MSRPFRSLSNPNYRLWFGGAFISNIGAWLQRTAQDWIVIAELSDQNASAVGFVVFLQFAPQILLLPITGWAADRMERRKLLFITQSLMAMLALILGLLVLSGHVVYWQVCVCAFALGCVAAFDAPARHAFVSDIVSEKELSNAVGLNSVAFNSARLVGPAIAGILIALIGTGWVFMINVLSFIPLLFALHLFKKRLSVASPDSSKAAPDVAKFLDGFRYIWQHKEMAVILVMSFLICSLGMNFSVYLSAMTVHVFQGHADQYGFLISMMAIGSISGAMVTASRRSSPSFRSMIYVAALFSVSCFFVSISASFWSFAVLLILLGLSLQLFTTSTVSYMQVATEKRYRGRVMAVVLATAMGSTALGAPLVGWVADTLGARWSIGMGGVSGLIATALGFWFLHTQAKAERKESVS; encoded by the coding sequence TTTGGTGGTGCATTTATTTCTAATATTGGCGCTTGGCTACAGCGTACCGCGCAAGATTGGATCGTGATTGCCGAGTTGTCTGATCAAAATGCATCGGCGGTTGGTTTTGTGGTCTTTTTGCAATTTGCCCCCCAAATTCTTCTTCTGCCTATCACTGGCTGGGCGGCGGATCGCATGGAACGTCGTAAACTGCTTTTTATTACTCAATCCTTGATGGCCATGTTGGCCTTGATATTGGGCCTTCTGGTACTAAGTGGTCATGTGGTGTATTGGCAAGTATGTGTTTGCGCCTTCGCTTTAGGGTGTGTTGCTGCATTTGATGCTCCGGCTCGCCATGCTTTTGTTTCCGATATTGTGAGTGAAAAAGAACTGTCGAATGCGGTCGGCTTAAATTCTGTGGCGTTTAATAGTGCTCGGTTAGTTGGGCCTGCAATCGCAGGGATATTGATTGCCTTGATCGGAACCGGCTGGGTATTCATGATCAATGTGCTGTCTTTTATTCCATTATTGTTTGCTTTGCATTTGTTTAAAAAGCGGTTGTCTGTCGCGTCACCCGACAGCAGTAAGGCAGCGCCGGACGTTGCAAAATTCTTAGATGGTTTTCGTTATATTTGGCAGCATAAAGAAATGGCAGTGATTCTCGTTATGTCATTTCTAATTTGCAGTTTAGGGATGAACTTCTCGGTGTATTTGTCTGCTATGACAGTGCACGTATTCCAAGGTCATGCAGATCAATATGGTTTCTTGATTTCCATGATGGCCATTGGTTCTATTTCGGGTGCGATGGTCACCGCAAGCCGACGGTCTTCCCCTTCTTTTCGTTCGATGATCTATGTCGCCGCACTGTTTTCAGTAAGCTGCTTTTTCGTGTCTATTAGCGCATCATTTTGGTCGTTTGCTGTTTTATTGATTTTACTTGGATTGAGTTTGCAGCTGTTCACAACCTCCACCGTATCTTACATGCAAGTGGCCACAGAAAAGCGCTATCGTGGACGAGTGATGGCAGTAGTCTTGGCCACAGCAATGGGCAGTACTGCATTAGGCGCGCCATTAGTGGGTTGGGTAGCGGATACTCTTGGGGCGCGATGGTCAATTGGCATGGGTGGCGTGTCTGGTCTTATTGCGACGGCGTTGGGTTTTTGGTTTCTTCATACGCAGGCAAAAGCTGAGCGAAAAGAGAGCGTCTCTTAG
- a CDS encoding DASH family cryptochrome, producing the protein MAMKLGLIWFGNDLRSTDQKMLWRAAQEVDQLVCLYCNEPHTKRPSRYATQGISTIRRDFLLEGLDDLAMHLESLEQTLFVSQHNAATSITLLLNALPISHIYRNHHGGWDEQQTLRQVAHDFPDVHFHIDHGLTLFEPWQLPFQVTELPTSFSTFRRLVENVDIASPMPIVRELPPAPNLNLPLIRSWQIEPIQGFHTFVGGEEAAQQQLNDYFATDLPSYYKDVRNALDGWENSTKLSPWLAQGSLSAKQIKACLDVYERDHGANESTYWISFELLWREYFHWYATCYGKKLFLPGGLSNKQTQTTFYAERFRKWCQGNTPYPIVNACMKQLNQTGFMSNRGRQIVASCLIYELGIDWRYGAAYFEEQLIDYDVGSNWGNWQYIAGVGADPRGGRHFNLEKQTEQYDPNQHFVQKWRGHEFDKQLDSVDAADWPISPAYHSHKEQP; encoded by the coding sequence ATGGCAATGAAATTGGGGCTCATTTGGTTTGGTAACGATCTGCGCAGTACAGACCAAAAAATGCTGTGGAGAGCAGCACAAGAGGTCGACCAGTTGGTGTGTTTGTACTGTAACGAGCCACACACAAAACGCCCCAGTCGTTACGCCACTCAGGGTATATCGACAATTCGTCGTGACTTTCTATTAGAAGGGCTTGATGATTTAGCCATGCATTTGGAAAGCCTAGAGCAAACTTTGTTTGTCAGTCAACATAACGCGGCCACCAGTATTACATTACTTTTAAATGCGTTGCCGATTTCCCATATTTATCGCAATCATCATGGCGGTTGGGATGAGCAACAAACATTAAGACAAGTTGCTCATGACTTTCCGGATGTGCATTTTCACATCGACCATGGCTTAACGTTATTTGAACCATGGCAGTTACCTTTTCAGGTAACAGAGTTGCCCACGTCTTTTTCGACCTTTCGACGTTTGGTCGAGAACGTTGATATTGCATCACCAATGCCCATTGTCCGTGAGCTGCCACCTGCCCCTAATCTAAATTTACCCCTTATTCGTTCTTGGCAAATAGAGCCTATTCAGGGATTCCATACTTTTGTAGGCGGTGAAGAAGCCGCACAACAACAACTCAACGATTATTTTGCAACCGATTTACCCAGCTATTACAAAGACGTACGCAATGCCTTAGATGGTTGGGAAAACTCGACAAAGCTGTCTCCTTGGCTCGCGCAAGGCAGCCTATCAGCCAAGCAAATTAAAGCCTGTTTAGACGTTTACGAACGCGACCACGGTGCTAATGAATCAACCTACTGGATTTCTTTTGAACTGTTGTGGCGTGAGTATTTTCACTGGTATGCAACCTGTTATGGGAAAAAGCTTTTCTTACCCGGTGGTTTGTCTAACAAGCAGACACAAACCACCTTCTACGCTGAACGCTTTCGTAAATGGTGCCAAGGCAATACGCCCTATCCGATCGTAAACGCCTGCATGAAACAGTTAAACCAAACCGGTTTTATGAGTAATCGGGGGCGTCAGATTGTCGCAAGTTGTTTGATCTACGAATTAGGCATCGACTGGCGCTATGGCGCCGCCTATTTTGAAGAACAGTTGATTGATTATGACGTAGGTTCAAACTGGGGAAACTGGCAATACATTGCAGGCGTTGGTGCAGACCCTAGAGGCGGGCGTCACTTCAACCTAGAAAAACAAACCGAGCAGTATGATCCGAATCAGCATTTTGTTCAAAAATGGCGAGGCCATGAATTCGATAAACAACTGGACTCGGTCGATGCGGCAGATTGGCCAATTTCTCCAGCTTATCACAGCCATAAAGAGCAACCATGA